Below is a window of Spirochaetota bacterium DNA.
AAGATTACTTCTTATCTGTTTAAATCCATTAGAAAAGCTATTTATAATTTTTTCAAAATTTTCAAATATCTCATTTCCAAAATCAATAAGATTTGTTTTTTCACCAAGTTTTATAATCAAATCTTTAATAGATTTTATTAAAATATCCTCATAATTAGAAATCTTAGAGATACTATCACTCAGCCTATTCAAACTATCTGAAAAAGAAGCTTTATTTATAACTAATTGAGATACCATATTAAGAAGTTCATCAACTCTTTCCGAGTCAACTCTAATAATAGTTTTCTGTTTAACCTGGACTGCTGGTGATTTATTTTCCTCAAATTTTTCCTCTTCATTCACATCATATTTAGAAATTGTTTTTTCTTCTGTTTCTCTTTTATTAAATTTTTCGCTATCTTCTTCATAAACCTCATTATTAGAATTATCCTCTTCTAATCCCTTTTCATAATTTTCAATTTTATCATCTTTATTATTATCAATTATTTTGTCTGCAGAAAATTCCAATAAATCATCTTTATTTAATTCTTTAATTATAACTTCTGTTGTAGTATCAGGTATATAAGTAAAATTATAAATAACTTCTCTATTCTTATTTGATGAAAAAAAATAGATAGTAAATTGATGAAACTCATTTTTTTTAAGTATTTCATATTCGGGATATGTATAATATACAACTCCAAGGTCTCTTAAAGAAGAATATACCTGAATTGGACCAACTGAAGCCATGGGATCATCCTTTGAAAAGTAAACAGTAATTTTATAAAGTTTTGTATACTCAAAATCAACATCAGAAAACATTTCATCTATTTTAGATTTTGGAATAGAAATATTTTTTTTATCTTCTTTTTCAATTAATTCATTTTTTTCTTCGTTTTGAATTTTTTGAGCTTCATACTCTTCTATTTTTTTAACTTTTTTATTATATTCTTCAACATTTTCTTCCTTTTCTTCTTTAATTACTTTTCTCTCTTTTTCTTTCTCATTTACATTTATAGAATACATAGATGGGATATTCTCTATTCTTTTTATAATATCTTCAATATCTGGTATTTTAACTTCATTATTTTGTTTTGCTTGAAGAAGTAATTTTAAAGTATCAATTCCTTCCAATATAATATCAATGAGTTCTGAGGTAATAGGTAAATTTTTATTTCTTCTAATAAAATCAAGGGAATCTTCAAAAATATGTGCAAACTTTGAAATATCATTTAATCCTAGAGTTGCTGAAGAACCTTTTATTGTATGGGCCCCTCTAAATATCTCATTTATCTTTTCTCTATTTTTATTGTCCTTTTCAAGCTCTATTATAGATTGTTCCATATTTTCAATCATTTCATTTGCTTCTACAATAAACTCAGAAAAAAACTCTTCAAAATTTTCAAGTTTTTCCATATAATTTTATCCTAATTTAATAATTAAAATTTAATCTTTTAAAATTTATAATTTATTTTTAATATTTTGTCAAATTAACTTTAATAAGAATTTATAATTAAAAATTACTTGACAATTATAAAAAAATTATTTAAATAAGTTTAATAAGGGAGAGATGGCAGAGTGGTCGAATGCGGCGGTCTTGAAAATCGTTGTCCCCTCACGGGGACCGGGGGTTCGAATCCCTCTCTCTCCGTTTTCTCACAAAAATGAAAAGATAATTAATTTTATATTGGCTTTATTTATTCTAATATTTTTATTACTAAAAATCTCATTTTAAAAATGTTCTTGATTAGAAATATTTACTTAATAATTTAAAATTTTCTTTATTAATTTTGAAAAAATTTACATAAAAAATTGAAAACTTATTATATCAATACAATGAACTAAATATTAGATTTTCAAAAATATCTTTTTCAGAAAGCCCTGATTTTAAAAGCAATTGAGGATACATAGAAATTCTAGTAAAACCTGGAATACTATTTATTTCATTGCAATATATTTCATTATTCTTATTATCATAAAAGAAATCTATTCTTGCAAATCCCTTTGCATTTAAAGCTTTTATGATATTTAAACTAATAGCTCTAAAATTATCTATAATTTTATCTTCTAGTTTTACAGGAATTTCAAATTTAGCTTCATTTTTAAGATATTTGTCTTCATAAGAATAAAATTCTTCTGAAGGGATAACTCTACCTGGGAGTGATATAAAATCAGTAAAATCTTTCAGTTTCAAATAAGAAACTTCTATTTCAAAACCTTCTATTTGTTTTTCAATAATTATTTTATCTGTCAAAAATATAAGTTCTTTTAAACTTGTCCAAAATTTCTCATAAGAATCAATTTTATAAACTCCAATTGATGAACCAAGATTTGATGCTTTGAGAAAAAATGGGAGTGAATATAATTTTTTAGATTTTTCAAATACTTCTTTAATAATTTCTTTATTTAAAAAATTATCCTTTATGTTTATAAATAATTTTTTCTGATAATATTCTATAGGATCTATTTTTTTGGATAAGATCATAAAATTTTCAAGCTCACTTGTTAAAATAAAATTGTATACTGGGTACCATATGAATGGGGCTACTTTAATATTGTTTGCAATACAAATATTTTTAAATATTACTTTATCCATACCTATCGCTGAATTTAGAGTATCAAAACCAATTAACTTCTTTTTTAATATAGAAATAAATCCTTGGAGATTTCCATCCTCTCCATAAGGACCATGTATCATTGGAAATATAAGATCATAATCAATTATCTTTTTAGCCAAAAATGAAATATCTTCTTTTTCATTTTCAACATCTTTTTGATCAAGTATTTTTTCAAGTGAAAATTTATCTATTATAGTTTTATTTTCTTTTTCAAAATAATTAAATATTTCATATGGACACCTTTTCGAATATATTAGATTATTTTTTGAAATATAAATTAGACTTAATTCTATATTTTTAAAATATTTTTTAATTGTATTATAACAATAATAAGCTGAAGCAATAGAGACTTCATGTTCTGGAGAAACACCACCAAATATTAAACACAATTTCATATTACACCTTTAATTTTTTCCAATAAATTAATCCTCAATAAATAATTTTCAATCTTTTTTAATTAATAAATATTTTTTATAAATTAAAAACTTTTTTCTTAAGTACTTTTTTTATATACCACCCAACCAAATCAAATATTTTTAATTCGGACTTATCAATAATATATGAATCGGAAGTTACTAAGACACCATTTTTATCTTTTAATTCAATTAAATAATTATCTGGATTTTTAATAGTAACCAATTCAAAATTTATTTTAGTAAACCTTTTATATGCGCTATTTTTGCTTATATAATTTATATTATTTATAAAATTATTTTTAATATTTTTAATATAATTTTCAAAGTCTTCTTTAATATTTTTAGAAAAAGAAACTGGTTCATCAAATAAAACAATAACTTTTTTTGGTTTAGCTTTAATAAAAAATTCAAAAATACAATAATAATATTTCTCAACATTTATCTTATGTATATTATGGCCTCCAATAAGTGAAATATCTCTTAAATATCCATCTAAACCAATAAAGACAACTTTACCTGTATAGAAACTATGAAATGTTAGTAAAATATTAAAAAAATCAATATAAATATTTTTATTTCTTAATTTCCATAAATATTTTAATCTCTTTTTCTTTCTTTTTATTAAAATTTCTTTTTTACAAACCCCCCTTTTTATAAAACCTCTCTCTACATTATTAAGTTTATAAAAATCTGAAACAATTTTAAATACATTATCTGCAGGATAATTTTTATTTAAAAAAGTTGAATAATCTTTTATAGCTTTTTTTAATAAATCTATTCTTATTTTATTCATCTGTCTTTACTATATTATGTATTATAATTATTTTTTTAATATTTTAATTAAAAATTTAATTTATTATTCTTTACAACTTGTTGAAAAATATTTTTAAAAAAATAAAATTAAAAAAGAAAAATAAAAACAATAATAATAAAATATAAATTAAACTAAAATGTAATTCTTTTTATTAATTTAATTTATGTATAAAAATAAAATAAAAAAAATTAAATATTTTATTTTTTTCTTAATTATAATTATTCTATTTTTTTATTATAATCATCAAATTTTCTCAAATGAATTTTTCATAATTTCCATTGTATCAAACTATGATCTAATAATTAATAATTTTAAATTTAAACCATATACCATAATTTATAATGACCAAGATTCAATCCATGAATTATTATCAATAAAAAATAGTATTAAAGAAATTAAAAAAAGAGTTAAAGGTGATCTTTTATTATTTATTAATTTTGACTCTATCGGTCTTGATATAATAGCATGTGATCTAAATAAAGAAAAAAAACTGTTTTCAAAAAAATTCTCTTCTAAAATATTCCCCTATTTTGATAAGTTTATTTTGGATTTCCTTGAAGATATAAACTTTTTATATAAATTTTATAAAAACTATAATTTTAATTTTATGTTTTTTCTAGGTATAAATAATTTTGAAATAATTTATAATTATTCAAACTTTTTATCCTTTTTCAAAACTTCTACTGAAAGCGATCTTGAAATGTTAATAAGAAATTATTTAATAAATAATTTTGTCAGAAAAGAAAATTTTGAAAAATTTTTTAAGGAAAATGAAATTAATAATTTGTATTCCAGTATAAAAAAAATTTCGAGCATTTGTAAAAAAAATTTAGATGACTATATTGATAAAACAGAAAATACCGAAAATTTTAAAATATTCAATTTTAGAGACAATATCAATTTTATTATCTTTAAAAAATCAATTTTAGATCAAAAAATTATACTTTTATTAAAAGAAAAATACCTTAATTATTTAGATTATAAATTAATCAATTTTATATTTCATTAACACTTTGAAATTTAACTTATAATACTTAAAATTCTTCAATAAAAAAACTTTTTAATTTTTCATATAAACTTTTAATAATAGAATCATGATCATTTTTGTTATTAAAAATAATAGAAGTAGCAAGATTAAATGATGCTAAAAAAATAGGTTCATAATTATTTTCTCTAAGAATATTTTTAACAAGATTAATTGAACCAGGAAAATTATTAAACCCTTCTCCAAGAATTGAAATTATAAAACCATTTTCTAGTATTGGATTAAATCTTTTTATAATTTCATTTTCTATAATCTCAATATTTTTAATAAATTCATAATCTTCAATTATTAAAATAGATCTTTTTATGTCTGTAAAAACACTATAAATATTAATATCATTTTTATCAAATATATCCAACAAAAAATCTAAACCAATATTGTTAAAAATGAATATCTTTAAATCTTTTTTTGATGTAATTCCTTTAATAAAGGGTTTTTCTTTTACATTTTCATTCATAAGTTTATCCATAACAAAAGTCCCTCCATTAGAATTAAAACTAGATTTTATATAATAAGGATATTTATATAAACTAGCTAAACTACAAGCTCTATCATGCATAACTTTTGCACCAGTAGAAGCAAAAAGTGAGGCATCAAAAAAACTCATTGTTTTAAAAGGTTTAACATCATTAACTATTCTAGGATCCACAGGGTATATGCCATCTACATCAGTATTTATATAACATTTTGAAGCATTTAATGATATTGCTAAAGCAATTGCTGTTAAATCTGATCCACCTCTACCTAATGTTGTTATCTCTTTTTCAAAAGACACTCCTTGAAATCCTGCAACTATTACTACTTTTTCTTTTTTTAATTCATCTAATATCCTATAAGGTTTTATTTGATTAATTTTTGCTTTAGTATGAGAACAATCAGTAATTATGCCAGATTGAGAACCTGTAAATGATATTGCATTAACACCAATATCATTTAAAGCTATTGAAAGAAGAGCCATTGATATTCTTTCTCCAGTTGTAAGAAGCATATCTATTTCTCTTTTTGGTGGATTTTTGGCAATATTATAAGCCATATTTATAAGGGAATCAGTCTGTTTGCCCATTGCTGAAACAACAATAAGAATATTATTCCCCTCACTTTTTAACTCTTTTACATATTGAGCTATCCTTTTTATCTTGTTTTCATCACTTACTGAGGAACCACCGTATTTTAATACAATTAACTCTTTATCCATAGATTATTTACCTATAATAATTATTCTTCAAAATTAAATTTAAATATAAATTGTACATTTCTTTCAATAACAACTTCTGGTTCAAAATCTCTAATTATAAATATTATATAATCAAGCAAAGATGGCGTAATTTGAAATATTTGAATGGCTTTTTCTCTTTCTATCCTTAGATTATTTATTGTCTCTATTACATCTTTTTCATAAGATTCAAAAATACTTTTAACTTCAATTAATTTATCTCTTATTAATTTAGAGCCTTCATTAAATTGTATTAAGATATTTTGAGTGTTTTTTAATGTAAATTCCCCTAAATCAATAATTTGAGGGAAATCGTATATTCCAGGGGCTTTAAATTCTTCTATTATTACTCCTTCAAGTACAACTTTTATTAATTTATTATTTAATTCAAAAAGACTAACTATTTTTTGATACATATTTTCATCTAAGGAAAGATAATCTTTCATATCTTTTAATATCTGAAGGAAAGCATTATTTAATTTAATTACTTTTTCAAGATTAGCAGAATATAAATTTAACAAATCATTTACACTTGAAATATAAGGATACAGACCTGATAATGTTTTGTAAAAAATATCTATCTGTTCAATTATTTGAGCTTCTGTATCTATTATTGTTTTAAGAAATTCTTTCATCAATTGATAATTCTGATAAATAGTATTCAATGCATTGTCAATATTTTTTATATTATCAAGAAATTGATTTGGTATATTGAAATTTAAAGGTGAACATGTAGCTATAAATGAGGGTAAGTTTTTCATATTACCTTTGAAAGTTATAGAAGCTTTAGCATCCGGATATGTAATCATTAAAAGGTTTATATTTATATTGTCACCAAAAAAATATTTTGTTCCAGATGTTACTTCTATATCTCTAAAGCTAGCTATATTTATTTGACTATTATTAGTAATAATAATTATATATGGAATTATCAAGTTTGTAGATATTTTTGCATTTGAATTATCCGGAAACTTCTGATAATTAATATCTTTTAGATATGTTTGCAAAGATCTTGCATAAAATTCTATTCTTAAAGTCCCATTTAAATTTGCTTTATTTTTTAAAATTTCATCAGGTTTTATTTCTTTATCATTAAAAAAGTATTTAGCAGTAAGTGAAATTGGCAAAAAAAATGTCTTTTCCAAAGAAGCATCAAGATATACTATGTTGTCATTTTTAAATTCTACCGTTGCAACATCCCCAGATATATTAAATGGGTTTCTTGCATCAAATGGTCTTATATTTTTAATATTTATTTTACTCCTAAAATTTAATATTTTACCAACAGCCCATCTGATTGTTCCTCTGAAATTTATTTTTGAAATATTACCATTTAAATCATTTTCAACATAAAATAATTCTACCTTAATAATTTTTAATGGATTTGCTATAATAATCATAGGAGGAATAATAAAATATATAAATAAAAATATAACAATCAATATCTTTAATTTTAATTTTAACATTTTTTCTTGTCCTAAAATTAATTTAATAAGATTAAGCTAATAACTCTTATTAAGAACATTAATAAATAAATAATAAATTGTAAATTAAACAAAATCAAATATAGTTTATAATATCAACTAAAATGTATCAACTAAATATTTAACTAAATTTAGCAAATGTAATTTTATTAACAATTGTAAATTTGTAAAATGTTTACTTCTCTAATTTAAATAATTTTTTTCTTAAGTTGATAACAAAGCTAATTCTATTATATAATAAATAGCACAAAAGTGGACTAAAAATTACTACTGTTAAAAATGATATTATAGCTCCTCTACCTATTAACTTAGTAATATCTTTTACAATAGGATAATTTGAAAAAAAACCATAAGTAGTAACTGCAATAAAAAGACATAATGAGGCAGATAAAATTGGTAAGAAAGTTGAAACAGAAGCATGATATATTGCATCAAATTTTGTTTTACCTTCTCTTATTTCATCAAATAACCTGTTTAAATATAATACGCCATAATCTATAGTAGCTCCAAGTTGAATCGAACCTAGAATAGTTTGAGTTATAAAAGATATAGGTTTACCAGCTATGAAATTAAAAGAAAAATTTAAAAATATTGCAAGTTCTATAATAATTATTAACAAAAGAGGTAAAGATATTGAAAAAAAAGAAACAATTAATGTAATAAAAATTAAAATTAAAGATATACTATTAATCTTCATAAAATCTACTTTGGTTAATCTTGCAAAATCATAAACTAAAACTCCTTGCCCAGCGAGATAATATTCTTTATAGTATTCTGAAACTTTTTTAAATATTTTTTCTATTGTTCTATAAGAATCGTTAGTTCCAGGTTGAAATTTTAACTTTAAATGACAAACAAGATAATTTTCTTGATAAAAAGACTTCAATGTACTTTTTGATAAAAAACTTAATGGTTCTAAAAAAGATCTTCCAAAGTTAACATGTAATATTGTTTCTATTCCATAAATATCTTTTAATTCAGATATCATTAAATTGTACTGGTAATTTTCAAAATCATCAAATTTATCAATTTTTACTATAAGAGAAATTATATCTCCAGAACCAGTCTTATCAATAATATAAATAGAATCCTTTATTGAATCCAAATTTGATGGATATGTATCATTTATTTGGTACGATATTGGAACATTAAAATATCCGTAAGATGAAATAGTAATAAGAACAACAAATATTATAAATAAAATAAATCTATTTGATTTAAATTTATAAATATAAAAAAAGTTTTTATTTCCTTTATTAATTCTTCTATCATCATTCTTTACTTTATTTTCAATCTTATAATGAAATCTTTTATTTAAATTTTTTAAAAAATTAAAATTAATTTTTGTCTTCTTAATTAATGGATAAAAAATAATTAATAAACATGGCATTAAAGTTAATGTGGTGAAAAGGGTAAAAAATATTCCCTTTGCGAGTATAAGTCCTAGATCATAACCTATTCTTATTGACATAACAGTAATAGCTAGAAACCCAATTAATGTTGTTATACTTGATGTAAATATAGATTTATAAGTATAGTTTAAGGCTTTTACCATAGCTTTATCAATCTCTTTTTTTAAATCTTTAGCAAACTCTTCTTCAAATCTATGAAATAAAAAGATTGAATAATCTATAGAAACTCCAAGTTGTAATGCACCAGTTAAACCAGAAGAAAGATAAGAAATTTCTTTAAAGAAAAAATTTGTTCCCATATTAATAACATAAGCAATAGCAAGAGAAAATAGAAATAAAAAAGCCTCTATAAAGGAACCTGTATTAAATGTAAGGAAAATAAAAATAGCAAAAATAGTAATATATAGAGCAATATCTTGGGTATTAGATCTAACCTCCCTATTACTTTCTTCATTAATTACAGCAAATCCTCCAAAATATAAATTTTTGTAACCTTTTAGATTTTCTTTAATTTTTCTAACAGTTTCAAATGTTCTTTTATCCTCTGGACCATATTTAAATTGAATGGTAATTAGAGATCCTTCTTTTGAATAAAATTGCGATCTAATATTTTCTGGTAGAAATTCAGGAGGAACAGTTAAAACTCCAAAGCTTTTTGTACTATAAATACCTTTTATTCCATCAATTAATGATATTTTTTCAATTATTTCATTAATATATTTAATATTTTCAAAGCCTTCTAAATAAATAAAAGCAGAAGAAGAAGAGTGAAAATATTGTTCAAGGATTTTTTGACCTTTAACTGAATCTAAATCTTGAGGTAAATAGGAAGTCAAAGAAGTATTTATATGGGTATTTTTCCAAGAATAGAAACAAAATGGAATAATTAAAATATAAAAAATAAAAACCCAAATTCTATTTTTAACTATAAAATTAAATAC
It encodes the following:
- a CDS encoding chemotaxis protein CheA encodes the protein MEKLENFEEFFSEFIVEANEMIENMEQSIIELEKDNKNREKINEIFRGAHTIKGSSATLGLNDISKFAHIFEDSLDFIRRNKNLPITSELIDIILEGIDTLKLLLQAKQNNEVKIPDIEDIIKRIENIPSMYSINVNEKEKERKVIKEEKEENVEEYNKKVKKIEEYEAQKIQNEEKNELIEKEDKKNISIPKSKIDEMFSDVDFEYTKLYKITVYFSKDDPMASVGPIQVYSSLRDLGVVYYTYPEYEILKKNEFHQFTIYFFSSNKNREVIYNFTYIPDTTTEVIIKELNKDDLLEFSADKIIDNNKDDKIENYEKGLEEDNSNNEVYEEDSEKFNKRETEEKTISKYDVNEEEKFEENKSPAVQVKQKTIIRVDSERVDELLNMVSQLVINKASFSDSLNRLSDSISKISNYEDILIKSIKDLIIKLGEKTNLIDFGNEIFENFEKIINSFSNGFKQIRSNLDNLQSDIHIHSNIINQMRDSVMKVRMVPIEQLYSRFPRIVRDLQKKLNKDIELILEGQDTELDKSIIEELNDPLMHMLRNCIDHGIESPAERKAIGKNPIGKVKISARNEGSIIYISVSDDGRGIDYNEVRKKAIDKGLISPNDNLTISEIYNFLFLPGFSTAKKVSEVSGRGVGLDVVKKSIEKLNGTVSVDSKVGYGTTFTIKLPLTLAIIKALMVDIDNEVYAIPIDSIFETKRIEYNEIFKIENKNVIKLRNEFISVIILRELFSMGNIEDFKSGYLVIVGFEGKKVGLVVDNMLGEEDIVIKPLSNKLTKVTGISGASILGNGDIALILDVNQLVEFQQVENIEQKETI
- a CDS encoding DUF434 domain-containing protein; translated protein: MNKIRIDLLKKAIKDYSTFLNKNYPADNVFKIVSDFYKLNNVERGFIKRGVCKKEILIKRKKKRLKYLWKLRNKNIYIDFFNILLTFHSFYTGKVVFIGLDGYLRDISLIGGHNIHKINVEKYYYCIFEFFIKAKPKKVIVLFDEPVSFSKNIKEDFENYIKNIKNNFINNINYISKNSAYKRFTKINFELVTIKNPDNYLIELKDKNGVLVTSDSYIIDKSELKIFDLVGWYIKKVLKKKVFNL
- a CDS encoding aspartate kinase produces the protein MDKELIVLKYGGSSVSDENKIKRIAQYVKELKSEGNNILIVVSAMGKQTDSLINMAYNIAKNPPKREIDMLLTTGERISMALLSIALNDIGVNAISFTGSQSGIITDCSHTKAKINQIKPYRILDELKKEKVVIVAGFQGVSFEKEITTLGRGGSDLTAIALAISLNASKCYINTDVDGIYPVDPRIVNDVKPFKTMSFFDASLFASTGAKVMHDRACSLASLYKYPYYIKSSFNSNGGTFVMDKLMNENVKEKPFIKGITSKKDLKIFIFNNIGLDFLLDIFDKNDINIYSVFTDIKRSILIIEDYEFIKNIEIIENEIIKRFNPILENGFIISILGEGFNNFPGSINLVKNILRENNYEPIFLASFNLATSIIFNNKNDHDSIIKSLYEKLKSFFIEEF
- a CDS encoding MMPL family transporter; translated protein: MKVFNFIVKNRIWVFIFYILIIPFCFYSWKNTHINTSLTSYLPQDLDSVKGQKILEQYFHSSSSAFIYLEGFENIKYINEIIEKISLIDGIKGIYSTKSFGVLTVPPEFLPENIRSQFYSKEGSLITIQFKYGPEDKRTFETVRKIKENLKGYKNLYFGGFAVINEESNREVRSNTQDIALYITIFAIFIFLTFNTGSFIEAFLFLFSLAIAYVINMGTNFFFKEISYLSSGLTGALQLGVSIDYSIFLFHRFEEEFAKDLKKEIDKAMVKALNYTYKSIFTSSITTLIGFLAITVMSIRIGYDLGLILAKGIFFTLFTTLTLMPCLLIIFYPLIKKTKINFNFLKNLNKRFHYKIENKVKNDDRRINKGNKNFFYIYKFKSNRFILFIIFVVLITISSYGYFNVPISYQINDTYPSNLDSIKDSIYIIDKTGSGDIISLIVKIDKFDDFENYQYNLMISELKDIYGIETILHVNFGRSFLEPLSFLSKSTLKSFYQENYLVCHLKLKFQPGTNDSYRTIEKIFKKVSEYYKEYYLAGQGVLVYDFARLTKVDFMKINSISLILIFITLIVSFFSISLPLLLIIIIELAIFLNFSFNFIAGKPISFITQTILGSIQLGATIDYGVLYLNRLFDEIREGKTKFDAIYHASVSTFLPILSASLCLFIAVTTYGFFSNYPIVKDITKLIGRGAIISFLTVVIFSPLLCYLLYNRISFVINLRKKLFKLEK